The Terriglobia bacterium genome has a segment encoding these proteins:
- a CDS encoding ferrochelatase — translation MNSFDALLVVSFGGPEKHEDVVPFLENVLRGKNVPRERMLEVAEHYYHFDGRSPINDQNKQLIAALEGECRTKGIAVPVYWGNRNWHPLLADTLKQMHAEGVRRAAALTTSAFGSYSGCRQYREDIARAQQTASVQDMVIEKLPNFCDRPEFIEAMTDRVRAAMAELQGAEQLIFTAHSIPVSMAEASPYLRQLKEASARVAAASGMSNWTLVFQSRSGPPTQPWLAPDICDYLRQQHAAGVRRVIICPIGFISDHMEVLYDLDTEARALCDQLGMKMVRAGTAGAHPKLVSMVCDMLLHSPTTEILAHCEPGCCPAPQRPRITPEQHHG, via the coding sequence ATGAACTCATTTGACGCATTGCTGGTTGTCTCTTTTGGCGGCCCGGAAAAGCATGAAGACGTAGTCCCTTTTCTGGAAAACGTGTTGCGCGGCAAGAACGTTCCACGCGAACGCATGCTGGAAGTGGCCGAGCATTACTACCACTTTGACGGCCGCAGCCCCATCAATGACCAGAACAAGCAACTGATAGCCGCGCTGGAAGGCGAGTGCAGAACCAAAGGCATTGCCGTGCCGGTATATTGGGGCAATCGCAACTGGCATCCGCTGCTGGCGGACACGCTGAAGCAGATGCACGCTGAAGGCGTTCGTCGCGCCGCGGCGCTCACCACTTCGGCTTTCGGATCGTACTCAGGCTGCCGCCAGTATCGAGAAGACATTGCGCGGGCGCAACAGACCGCCAGCGTGCAGGATATGGTAATTGAAAAGCTGCCGAACTTTTGCGATCGCCCCGAATTTATTGAAGCCATGACCGACCGCGTTCGCGCCGCCATGGCCGAACTGCAAGGAGCCGAGCAACTCATTTTCACCGCTCATAGTATTCCCGTAAGCATGGCCGAAGCGTCTCCATACCTGCGGCAGTTAAAGGAAGCCAGCGCGCGCGTTGCCGCCGCCTCTGGCATGAGCAACTGGACTCTGGTTTTCCAGAGCCGCAGCGGCCCTCCCACGCAGCCCTGGCTTGCGCCCGATATCTGCGATTACCTGCGCCAGCAACATGCGGCTGGCGTTCGCAGGGTGATTATCTGTCCCATCGGGTTTATTTCCGACCACATGGAAGTGCTTTATGACCTGGATACTGAAGCGCGAGCGCTATGCGACCAGCTCGGTATGAAGATGGTCCGCGCCGGCACGGCAGGCGCGCATCCTAAGCTTGTTAGTATGGTTTGCGACATGCTCTTACATTCGCCGACGACAGAAATTCTAGCGCACTGCGAGCCCGGTTGTTGTCCCGCGCCGCAGCGGCCACGGATCACGCCAGAACAACACCACGGATGA
- a CDS encoding methyltransferase domain-containing protein — protein sequence MEWFENDDFWRDFYPFMFSDERFAATPDEVTRILALTQCSGGSVLDLCCGPGRHSVELARRGFKVTGVDRSPFLLAKAREHAAKSGDAIEWVEQDMRDFVRPASFDLACSLFTSFGYFEDEQDDLRVLRNIHQSLKENGVLIMEMLGKERLARVWKDTMCNELADGSLIFQRPQILNDWTRIRSEWTLVKDGRSRSFAFEHTIYSGRELKDRLFDCGFNQVQLFGDQQGSPYGLDAQRLIAVARKSNQ from the coding sequence ATGGAATGGTTTGAAAATGACGATTTCTGGCGGGATTTTTATCCTTTCATGTTTTCCGATGAGCGGTTTGCCGCCACCCCGGACGAAGTGACTCGCATTCTTGCCTTGACGCAATGCAGCGGCGGCAGTGTGCTCGATCTCTGCTGCGGGCCGGGACGCCACTCCGTTGAACTCGCCCGCCGAGGATTCAAAGTCACAGGCGTTGACCGCTCTCCTTTTCTGCTGGCCAAGGCCCGTGAACATGCAGCCAAGTCTGGCGATGCAATCGAATGGGTAGAGCAGGACATGCGCGATTTCGTTCGGCCCGCAAGCTTTGATCTGGCCTGCAGCCTCTTTACCTCGTTCGGATACTTTGAAGATGAGCAGGACGATTTGCGCGTGCTGCGCAACATTCACCAAAGTCTCAAAGAAAACGGCGTCCTCATTATGGAAATGCTGGGCAAAGAGCGTCTGGCGCGCGTCTGGAAAGATACCATGTGCAACGAACTGGCGGATGGCTCGCTGATTTTTCAGCGTCCCCAGATTCTCAACGATTGGACCCGAATCCGCTCTGAATGGACGCTGGTGAAAGATGGCCGTTCGCGCAGCTTCGCCTTTGAACACACCATCTATTCGGGCCGAGAACTCAAGGATCGGCTATTTGACTGCGGCTTCAATCAAGTGCAGTTATTTGGCGATCAACAGGGGTCGCCCTATGGCCTCGACGCGCAGCGGCTGATCGCTGTGGCGCGGAAATCGAATCAATGA
- a CDS encoding beta-lactamase family protein — MHATSISKPALATIAILLLCSAANALQSAPSSADLKTADFDGIVQRVIAQERVVGASVLVARGDKILLHKGYGFADLALEAPAKAETVYHIVGPMLPFTGIAVMQQVERGKLSLDDDISKFIPEFPLQGHHVTVRQLLNHTSGIVDYHYLGDPIEATSRQPKALDEVTALYAGKRWVNEPGQKWDWSISGFNLLVTIVERVTGQSFPDYVQQNIFKPAGVKSTSYCDDFTLTRGLAHAYRKIGGGYVEARENGMVYNSDLRFCSTVGDLLQLWRAIKDKHLVRPETFQQMTTAEGAAQHMSAQDPKAQYGFAMILNHEEDHRRIGQHGSLMGYSGSLYDFPEDNLTIIVLTNTEDQNAYAITRALGRAILGLPALPAPKREAEPTLADKPISADERKQLAGTFVLKLGQVGAGANLHDSFAQYRRTYRVFDENGRLMIQPLGEGPERLLKQDDGSFAMRSSPVAHISFVVQNGHATTMKLDSPGFPLVGGRVGDGDPETFHGQLR, encoded by the coding sequence ATGCACGCTACATCCATTTCAAAGCCAGCCCTAGCAACGATTGCGATATTGCTTCTCTGCTCCGCCGCCAACGCCTTGCAGTCCGCACCCTCAAGCGCCGATCTCAAGACAGCCGATTTTGACGGTATCGTCCAGCGCGTCATCGCGCAGGAACGGGTCGTTGGAGCGTCGGTGCTGGTGGCGCGAGGTGACAAGATCCTGCTGCACAAGGGCTATGGCTTTGCCGATCTCGCACTGGAAGCGCCGGCAAAAGCTGAAACCGTCTATCACATTGTTGGGCCCATGCTGCCGTTCACCGGCATTGCGGTAATGCAGCAGGTGGAGCGCGGCAAGCTTTCACTGGACGATGACATCTCCAAGTTCATTCCTGAATTTCCTTTGCAGGGTCATCACGTTACCGTGCGGCAACTGCTCAACCATACTTCCGGCATTGTGGACTACCACTACCTTGGCGATCCCATTGAAGCCACCAGCCGCCAGCCTAAAGCTCTGGATGAAGTAACAGCCTTATATGCCGGTAAAAGATGGGTCAATGAGCCTGGCCAGAAGTGGGATTGGTCCATCTCCGGCTTCAATCTTCTGGTCACAATCGTGGAGCGCGTCACCGGCCAGAGCTTCCCTGACTACGTGCAGCAAAACATTTTCAAGCCTGCGGGAGTGAAGTCAACTTCGTACTGTGACGACTTTACGCTTACACGCGGACTGGCCCACGCGTATCGCAAAATCGGCGGCGGTTACGTTGAAGCGCGCGAAAACGGCATGGTCTATAACTCTGACCTGCGCTTTTGCTCCACCGTGGGCGATCTTCTGCAGTTGTGGCGCGCTATCAAAGACAAGCATCTCGTCCGCCCTGAAACATTCCAGCAGATGACAACCGCTGAGGGCGCGGCGCAGCATATGTCCGCGCAGGACCCCAAAGCGCAATACGGGTTCGCCATGATCCTGAACCATGAAGAGGATCATCGTCGAATCGGCCAGCACGGATCGCTCATGGGATACAGCGGCAGCCTGTATGACTTTCCTGAAGACAATCTCACCATCATAGTGCTGACCAACACTGAAGACCAGAACGCTTACGCCATCACGCGCGCCCTGGGCCGCGCGATCCTTGGCTTGCCTGCTCTGCCCGCGCCCAAGCGTGAAGCTGAACCCACGCTGGCCGATAAACCAATTTCCGCCGACGAGCGCAAGCAGCTTGCCGGAACGTTTGTGCTCAAACTGGGCCAGGTGGGCGCCGGCGCTAATCTGCATGACTCTTTCGCGCAATATCGCCGGACATATCGCGTCTTCGATGAAAACGGACGGCTGATGATCCAGCCGCTGGGTGAAGGCCCGGAGCGTTTGCTCAAACAGGATGACGGCAGCTTTGCCATGCGGTCATCGCCTGTGGCGCATATTTCTTTCGTAGTGCAGAACGGTCACGCCACAACGATGAAGCTGGATTCACCGGGCTTTCCGCTGGTGGGAGGGCGCGTAGGCGATGGCGATCCGGAGACGTTTCACGGGCAGTTGAGGTAG
- a CDS encoding RNA polymerase sigma factor — MERFAQFEQWITGARAAPSKAMAESPVEDQELLRQLRKGNETAFTALYERYQGAIYRFALHMSGNNATAEEVTQEVFMLLIGNPKGYQADKGALGNYLFGVARNLTRRVIQRSRLDLPIEEEWLDSGDSGFTSDLDVLSELSNTELLELLRKAVLALPEQYREVVALCDLEEMSYADAGALLECSPGTVASRLHRARAMLKAKLLKIRLSWQKCVK, encoded by the coding sequence ATGGAACGATTTGCCCAATTCGAGCAATGGATAACAGGAGCGAGGGCAGCGCCCAGCAAAGCCATGGCAGAATCGCCAGTCGAAGATCAGGAGCTGCTGCGGCAGCTTCGCAAAGGAAATGAGACGGCGTTTACCGCGCTCTATGAGCGGTACCAGGGGGCTATTTACCGGTTTGCGCTGCACATGAGTGGCAATAACGCCACGGCGGAGGAAGTAACGCAGGAAGTGTTTATGCTGCTGATCGGGAACCCGAAGGGATATCAGGCGGACAAAGGAGCTTTAGGCAACTATCTGTTCGGTGTGGCGCGCAACTTGACCCGGCGAGTGATACAGCGGTCGCGGCTGGATCTGCCAATTGAAGAGGAATGGCTGGATAGCGGAGATTCGGGGTTCACCAGCGATCTGGATGTTCTTTCCGAACTCAGCAACACTGAGCTGCTGGAGTTGCTGCGCAAAGCGGTGCTGGCATTGCCGGAGCAATACCGCGAGGTGGTTGCGCTGTGTGACCTGGAAGAGATGAGCTACGCCGATGCGGGGGCGCTGCTGGAGTGTTCGCCTGGAACGGTGGCCTCGCGGCTGCATCGTGCGCGGGCGATGTTGAAAGCCAAGTTGTTGAAAATCAGGTTGAGCTGGCAAAAATGCGTGAAATAG
- a CDS encoding NAD-dependent epimerase/dehydratase family protein yields MNTQKPTVLVTGVSGNLGVRLLKQLADFNVIGTDIREPEDASSLARFEKVDLAEERSCDQLLDLMRTHRPESVVHLAFILDPLRSGVVEKKRMWRVNVAGTSRVTEAIAEHNRMLGVIDKFIFPSSALVYGPDLTKPATEDAPLNAQSLPYALHQQEADRTVQSRVKSMKTKVYILRPHVFAGPTVQNYQMGVLRGIPGGKGRLAERLRRQGKRLPLWLPSRGDYLEHKFQFVHIDDVARLIAHILQRKLLDPKLTILNVAGRGDPLELRRCIDIAKIEVQRVPARSICKQALRVLWDLGVSDIPPEALPYLLGSSTMDTARLRVFLGEHYRSVIEHTCEEALAEGFTSMPVATSAAKS; encoded by the coding sequence GTGAACACCCAAAAACCGACGGTGCTGGTGACCGGAGTTTCCGGCAACCTGGGCGTTCGTCTCCTCAAGCAACTGGCGGACTTTAACGTAATCGGCACGGACATTCGCGAACCGGAAGATGCATCCAGTCTGGCGCGCTTTGAGAAAGTTGATCTGGCGGAAGAGCGCTCCTGCGATCAATTGCTGGACCTGATGCGCACGCACCGTCCGGAGTCAGTAGTTCATCTGGCGTTCATTCTGGATCCGTTGCGCTCCGGAGTTGTGGAGAAAAAACGCATGTGGCGGGTGAACGTTGCGGGCACCAGCCGCGTTACTGAAGCCATTGCGGAACACAACCGCATGCTGGGCGTGATTGACAAGTTTATCTTTCCCAGCAGCGCGTTGGTGTATGGTCCTGACCTCACCAAACCGGCGACGGAAGACGCTCCGCTGAACGCGCAGAGCCTGCCGTATGCGCTCCATCAGCAAGAAGCCGACCGCACGGTGCAATCGCGGGTCAAGAGCATGAAGACCAAGGTGTACATTCTGCGTCCGCACGTTTTTGCCGGGCCTACGGTACAGAATTATCAGATGGGTGTGCTGCGCGGCATTCCCGGCGGAAAAGGACGTTTGGCGGAACGTTTGCGCCGTCAAGGCAAGCGCCTGCCACTTTGGCTGCCTTCACGCGGTGACTACCTGGAGCACAAGTTTCAGTTTGTCCACATTGATGATGTAGCTCGGTTGATTGCACACATACTGCAACGCAAACTGCTGGACCCAAAACTCACGATCCTGAACGTGGCCGGCCGAGGCGATCCGCTGGAACTGCGCCGGTGCATTGACATTGCAAAGATAGAAGTTCAGCGCGTTCCAGCAAGGTCGATTTGCAAACAGGCGCTCCGCGTGCTCTGGGACCTTGGCGTTTCCGATATTCCGCCCGAAGCGCTTCCCTACCTGCTGGGCTCCAGCACCATGGACACCGCGCGCCTGCGCGTCTTTCTGGGCGAGCATTACCGCTCTGTGATTGAGCACACATGCGAAGAAGCGCTGGCAGAAGGTTTCACCAGCATGCCGGTGGCGACTTCAGCGGCCAAGAGCTGA
- a CDS encoding peptidyl-prolyl cis-trans isomerase, with amino-acid sequence MIRRLIICVFIASTALAQTPGATKKQGAATTKAPSASPTPTPKATPPSLLKRDEQPAELPPETPVISIKGLCPAENSPAVSNKVPSNSDCSMTVTKQQFDNLVKAFNTNNQTVTQAQRRNLGQSYVELLIFSEAAKAAGIENTPAFIEVMRVLRMKTLGDLYRNQLAEQYRTPSQQEIEDYYKANPDKFEGAKLTRIFIPTSDPDPQATAEKKAEYQKKAPQVADDIQARAAKGEDMSKLQKEAYTTLAIAATPPTTDLGLARHGTFPPKIEQEIFSHKAGEVFRSDEATGHMIYRVDSRQTSPLDSVKAEITQQLFRQKMEAKTKELNAPVHVEYDEKYFGPPVTPMQLKPPVPPNPQGR; translated from the coding sequence ATGATTCGCAGGCTCATTATTTGCGTTTTTATAGCATCCACGGCGCTGGCGCAGACGCCAGGCGCAACCAAGAAGCAAGGCGCGGCGACGACGAAGGCCCCTTCAGCCAGCCCGACGCCGACCCCGAAGGCAACGCCTCCCTCATTATTAAAGCGCGATGAACAGCCTGCTGAGTTGCCGCCAGAGACGCCAGTGATCAGCATTAAAGGCCTTTGTCCGGCTGAAAACAGCCCGGCAGTGAGCAATAAGGTGCCTTCTAACAGTGACTGCTCCATGACGGTGACCAAGCAGCAGTTCGATAACCTGGTGAAGGCCTTTAACACGAACAACCAGACTGTGACCCAGGCGCAGCGGCGCAATCTGGGACAATCCTACGTGGAGTTGCTGATATTTTCAGAAGCCGCCAAGGCCGCGGGTATAGAAAATACTCCGGCTTTCATTGAAGTGATGCGTGTGCTGCGGATGAAAACGCTGGGCGACCTTTACCGCAACCAGTTGGCAGAACAGTACCGCACCCCGTCGCAGCAGGAGATTGAGGATTATTACAAGGCCAATCCGGACAAATTTGAAGGCGCCAAGCTGACCAGGATTTTTATCCCGACGAGCGATCCTGATCCGCAGGCTACCGCAGAAAAAAAGGCCGAGTACCAGAAGAAAGCCCCGCAGGTGGCGGACGATATACAGGCACGCGCGGCCAAGGGTGAAGACATGAGCAAACTGCAAAAAGAGGCTTATACGACCCTGGCAATCGCTGCTACGCCTCCGACCACGGACCTGGGCCTGGCCCGCCATGGCACTTTCCCGCCCAAGATTGAACAGGAAATCTTTTCCCACAAAGCGGGAGAGGTCTTCCGCTCTGATGAAGCAACAGGCCACATGATTTACCGGGTCGATAGCCGGCAGACTAGTCCGCTGGATAGCGTAAAAGCTGAGATAACGCAGCAGCTATTCCGCCAGAAGATGGAAGCGAAGACCAAGGAGCTGAATGCACCGGTGCACGTCGAGTATGACGAAAAATATTTTGGCCCGCCGGTTACGCCAATGCAGCTCAAGCCGCCTGTGCCGCCGAATCCGCAAGGCAGATAA
- a CDS encoding DUF4177 domain-containing protein gives MQNEDLFQYQTIEGRHDQITDAINEFAKDGWRVVGFTCVATTKPWLFVALLEKKR, from the coding sequence ATGCAGAATGAAGATTTATTTCAATACCAAACAATCGAAGGTAGACACGACCAGATAACAGACGCAATCAACGAATTTGCGAAAGATGGCTGGCGCGTTGTCGGCTTTACTTGTGTGGCGACGACTAAGCCTTGGCTATTTGTTGCGCTTCTGGAAAAGAAGAGATAA
- a CDS encoding cation-efflux pump, translated as MQKEKRNVALNSLLAALGITVLKLIVGISTLSLGILSEAAHSGLDLVAALVTLLSVRVSDKPADAEHQYGHGKVENFSAFIETGLLLLTCVWIVWEAVRRLNGHHSVHIEPSLAAFGVMFLSMAVDWWRSRKLQVIADKYDSQALEADALHFSTDIFSSGVVALGLAMVWVGEHWHVGWLTKADAVAALMVSAVIVYVSSRLARRTIDALLDAAPAGYRGRIMDAALKVNGVIEVERARIRRAGNRYFADLTVGLARNVTFQRSGQVVGEITRAVHTILPDADVVIHSIPRETGHENIFDRIRAVASRNNFSVHDVSVQDLEGRLHAELHLELDETLSLKDAHDVVTVLEAEIRSDVPEISSILTHIESEPSTIEPGNTVVRDAVLEQKLKPVIHEFPEVVDMHDVEIKRVRGKIYMSCHCTMSDELPLSRVHDVSTELEIRFKQAAPELFKVLIHPEPQTDNRR; from the coding sequence ATGCAGAAGGAAAAGCGCAACGTTGCGCTCAATTCTCTGCTTGCCGCGCTTGGAATTACCGTCCTCAAGCTGATCGTCGGTATTTCCACGCTGAGCCTGGGCATTCTTTCTGAGGCGGCGCATTCCGGTCTCGATCTGGTGGCCGCGCTGGTCACGCTGCTTTCCGTCCGGGTTTCAGATAAGCCTGCCGATGCTGAACACCAGTACGGCCATGGCAAGGTGGAAAACTTTTCTGCCTTTATTGAAACCGGCCTGCTTCTTCTTACCTGCGTCTGGATCGTCTGGGAAGCGGTTCGCCGTCTCAATGGGCATCATAGCGTGCACATTGAGCCCTCTCTGGCCGCTTTTGGCGTGATGTTCCTTTCCATGGCGGTGGACTGGTGGCGTTCACGCAAGCTTCAAGTCATTGCCGATAAGTATGACAGCCAGGCTCTGGAGGCTGACGCTCTCCATTTCAGTACCGATATTTTTTCCAGTGGCGTCGTGGCGCTGGGACTGGCAATGGTCTGGGTAGGCGAGCACTGGCACGTTGGATGGCTGACCAAGGCCGATGCCGTCGCTGCTCTCATGGTCTCTGCCGTAATCGTTTACGTTAGTTCGCGCCTGGCCCGCCGCACCATTGATGCACTGCTGGACGCCGCTCCCGCCGGCTATCGCGGGCGCATCATGGACGCGGCGCTAAAGGTAAATGGCGTGATTGAGGTGGAGCGCGCCCGCATCCGCCGCGCCGGCAACCGCTATTTTGCCGATCTTACCGTTGGGCTGGCGCGCAATGTCACCTTCCAGCGCTCAGGCCAGGTGGTGGGAGAAATCACGCGCGCCGTGCATACGATCCTGCCCGATGCCGATGTGGTCATCCATTCCATCCCGCGTGAAACAGGACATGAAAATATTTTTGACCGCATCCGTGCCGTGGCTTCGCGCAATAACTTCAGCGTGCATGATGTCAGCGTCCAGGACCTTGAAGGCCGGCTCCATGCGGAACTTCATCTGGAGCTGGACGAAACTCTCAGTCTGAAAGACGCGCACGATGTGGTGACTGTCCTTGAAGCGGAAATCCGCAGTGACGTCCCGGAAATTTCATCCATCCTCACGCATATTGAGAGCGAGCCTTCAACAATCGAGCCTGGCAATACCGTGGTGCGTGACGCGGTACTGGAGCAGAAGCTCAAGCCCGTGATCCATGAATTTCCTGAAGTGGTGGATATGCACGACGTGGAAATCAAGCGTGTGCGTGGGAAGATTTATATGTCGTGCCACTGCACCATGTCAGACGAACTGCCGCTCTCCCGCGTGCATGACGTTTCCACGGAGCTGGAAATCCGCTTTAAACAGGCCGCTCCGGAGTTGTTTAAGGTACTGATCCATCCTGAGCCACAGACAGACAACCGCAGATAA
- a CDS encoding IS1595 family transposase, translating to MKSKSYKKHSLSNSEVIRAIPLACSDEVAAVEFFEAQRWGSTPACVHCGSVDVYKMVEAGTGERSKRFLWRCKDCKAQFTVRIGTVYEESRLPLRHWAYAFWRAATSKKGVSALEIKRHCQISYKSALFLMNRIRFAMADNDAPKLSGTVECDETYIGPRKPRYKGTSKRGRGTSKTPVFCAVQRDGEIRRRIVADVTTETIEAAIREEVDRCAHLVTDEFSAYRRIGPEYASHSTVCHATKEYARGDIHTNTAESSHALVKRGIVGIYHNVSTEYLHRYLWQFDFLWNNRQLNDGERTILAVQSAEGKRMMYKPPVTGEAA from the coding sequence ATGAAATCCAAGAGCTACAAAAAGCACAGCCTCTCAAACTCAGAAGTTATCCGCGCAATCCCATTGGCCTGTTCCGATGAGGTTGCAGCAGTAGAGTTTTTCGAGGCACAGCGTTGGGGTAGCACTCCCGCATGTGTCCATTGTGGCAGTGTTGATGTGTACAAGATGGTAGAAGCGGGAACGGGAGAGCGTAGCAAGCGTTTCCTGTGGCGTTGCAAGGATTGCAAGGCGCAATTCACGGTACGCATTGGAACGGTCTATGAGGAATCCAGACTGCCCCTTCGTCATTGGGCCTATGCGTTCTGGAGAGCCGCAACATCAAAGAAAGGCGTATCCGCGCTGGAGATCAAACGGCATTGCCAGATAAGCTACAAGTCGGCATTGTTCTTAATGAATCGCATTCGCTTTGCGATGGCCGATAATGACGCGCCCAAACTCAGCGGCACGGTTGAATGTGATGAAACGTACATCGGGCCGCGCAAGCCACGTTACAAAGGCACCAGCAAGCGCGGAAGGGGAACCAGTAAGACTCCCGTGTTCTGTGCTGTACAGCGTGACGGAGAAATTCGTCGGCGCATTGTGGCAGATGTAACAACGGAAACCATAGAGGCTGCAATCCGCGAAGAAGTAGACAGATGCGCGCATTTAGTCACAGATGAGTTTTCGGCATACAGACGCATTGGCCCAGAGTACGCAAGTCACAGCACCGTATGCCACGCAACAAAAGAGTATGCCCGTGGCGACATCCACACAAACACAGCAGAGAGCAGCCATGCTCTAGTGAAACGTGGAATCGTCGGCATCTATCACAACGTAAGCACTGAATATTTACATCGGTATCTGTGGCAGTTTGATTTTCTTTGGAACAATCGCCAGTTGAATGACGGAGAGCGTACCATCTTGGCAGTGCAATCAGCGGAAGGGAAACGCATGATGTATAAACCGCCAGTTACGGGAGAGGCGGCATGA